A stretch of Aerococcus christensenii DNA encodes these proteins:
- the pnpS gene encoding two-component system histidine kinase PnpS, with translation MKRLTLGLTAIFSILFLTFSLIFSLNANTLVQTSMEDQTKTFMEETAHTLEKACQNLTSEDLTNETENWRVVRQELLSVSHSVEKVSVYNKEGKEICHLGNDRLKSENPGVVSSSPDSSNDFQFKRLGRPDHEAFYEYSGNLTNQQGDFLAYIRIVRPATDIADSRLRLFRFSILGSLMMTVLLYVALRIYFRQISQPIDSLSQLVGKLNKHDYSLRYDQLGVEELDALGDLVNRLADNLSQQGSQISMQEERLKLLMNYLVVGILMMDKDHQIKVVNRAAYRILNLNDKVLNHTYEEILKDQELKEMIAKGYKKKKNTKSEITFHSTKKRIVDVNVLYVPQNREELSFGEQVIVLLYDITEIRHLEEVRSEFVANASHELKTPITVIKGFTETLLDGALEDPVSARYFVELMDKESNRLGQLINDTLDLARIEQDKREHRIENVCLDELIEEILIQLRQKAQKRQVQLHFENLFSKSIDLISEPSRIKQIMLNLIINAIEYNHPQGGDVWISIDSQPKSGLVIIKVKDNGIGIPKKDLPRIFERFYRVDKARSKASGGTGLGLSIVRNLVKSMDGHILVESKWQEGTCFTVYLPSDPRGEED, from the coding sequence ATGAAACGTCTTACTTTAGGCTTAACGGCTATTTTTTCTATTCTTTTTCTTACTTTTAGTCTTATTTTTTCCTTAAATGCGAATACTTTGGTTCAAACAAGTATGGAAGATCAAACAAAAACATTCATGGAAGAAACAGCTCATACTTTGGAGAAAGCCTGCCAAAATTTAACCTCAGAGGATTTGACAAATGAAACAGAAAACTGGAGGGTTGTGCGTCAAGAATTGTTGTCAGTGTCTCACTCGGTAGAAAAAGTGAGTGTTTATAACAAAGAGGGAAAAGAAATTTGTCATTTAGGGAATGATCGCTTAAAGAGTGAAAATCCGGGAGTTGTTTCTTCCTCACCAGATTCGTCAAACGATTTTCAGTTTAAACGATTAGGCCGTCCTGACCACGAGGCTTTTTATGAATATTCAGGGAATTTGACGAATCAGCAAGGAGATTTTTTAGCTTATATACGCATTGTAAGACCGGCCACAGATATAGCCGATAGCCGTTTACGTTTGTTCCGCTTTTCCATCTTAGGTTCTTTGATGATGACTGTGCTTTTGTATGTGGCCTTGAGAATTTATTTCCGTCAGATAAGTCAGCCAATTGATTCTCTTTCTCAATTAGTTGGAAAACTCAATAAGCATGATTATTCTCTTCGTTATGATCAATTAGGAGTAGAAGAGTTAGATGCTTTAGGAGATCTAGTGAATCGCTTAGCAGATAATTTGTCTCAACAAGGTAGCCAAATTTCTATGCAAGAGGAACGGCTAAAACTCTTAATGAATTATCTGGTTGTAGGAATTTTAATGATGGATAAAGACCATCAAATTAAAGTAGTCAATCGTGCTGCCTATCGCATTTTAAATTTAAATGATAAAGTTCTCAATCATACCTATGAAGAGATCCTAAAAGATCAAGAATTAAAAGAAATGATTGCTAAGGGCTACAAAAAGAAGAAAAATACGAAATCAGAAATTACTTTTCACTCGACTAAAAAACGTATTGTCGATGTCAATGTTCTTTATGTCCCACAGAATCGGGAAGAGTTGAGTTTCGGAGAGCAGGTTATTGTGTTACTCTATGATATTACAGAGATTCGTCACCTAGAAGAAGTAAGATCTGAGTTTGTAGCCAATGCTTCGCATGAATTAAAGACGCCGATCACAGTCATTAAAGGATTTACAGAGACTCTGCTGGATGGCGCCTTGGAAGACCCTGTGTCTGCTAGATATTTTGTGGAACTCATGGATAAGGAAAGTAATCGGTTAGGCCAATTAATTAATGATACTTTAGATTTAGCTCGAATTGAGCAAGATAAGCGCGAACACAGAATTGAAAATGTGTGTTTAGATGAACTGATCGAAGAGATTCTGATTCAATTAAGGCAAAAGGCTCAAAAGCGTCAAGTGCAATTACATTTTGAAAATTTATTTTCTAAGTCTATAGACCTCATTAGTGAACCTAGTCGAATTAAGCAGATTATGCTGAATTTGATTATTAATGCGATTGAATATAATCACCCTCAAGGAGGAGATGTTTGGATTAGTATCGATAGTCAACCTAAAAGCGGGTTAGTTATTATTAAAGTTAAGGACAATGGTATCGGCATTCCTAAAAAAGACCTTCCTCGTATTTTTGAACGCTTTTACCGGGTGGATAAAGCGAGAAGTAAAGCTTCTGGAGGAACGGGATTAGGCTTATCTATTGTTAGAAATTTAGTCAAATCTATGGATGGACATATTTTAGTTGAAAGTAAATGGCAAGAAGGAACATGTTTTACTGTTTATCTACCGAGTGATCCGAGAGGAGAAGAAGACTGA
- a CDS encoding response regulator transcription factor, with product MKRVLVVDDEESIRTLLTFNLEKEGFVVEGVGDGQVALEKGLTGKYDFIILDLMLPGLSGTKVCKELRQAHVTTPIMMLTAKDEELDKIIGLELGADDYMTKPFSPRELLARINAIFRRYDYMEEDEERESTHRKSDQDTVSKQKMVQEGALIICGDVEIHTEEAWVKVRGQEVSVTRKEFELLTYLAKRATRTVKRENLVKAIWNYDYSGESRMIDAHIRNLREKIEKDPKHPEYILTVRGFGYMLAIVNSR from the coding sequence ATGAAACGTGTATTAGTTGTGGATGATGAAGAGTCGATTCGAACCTTACTCACTTTTAATTTGGAAAAAGAAGGCTTTGTTGTGGAAGGCGTTGGTGATGGCCAAGTTGCCTTAGAAAAAGGCTTAACAGGTAAATATGATTTTATTATTTTAGATTTGATGTTGCCTGGACTATCTGGAACTAAAGTATGCAAAGAACTCCGGCAAGCCCATGTCACGACGCCCATTATGATGTTAACTGCTAAAGATGAAGAGTTAGATAAAATTATTGGTTTAGAATTAGGGGCAGATGACTATATGACAAAGCCTTTTAGCCCTAGGGAATTACTCGCGCGGATCAATGCCATCTTTCGACGGTATGACTACATGGAGGAAGATGAAGAGAGAGAATCTACGCATAGGAAATCTGATCAGGACACAGTAAGTAAACAGAAAATGGTTCAAGAAGGGGCACTCATTATTTGTGGGGATGTCGAAATTCACACTGAAGAAGCTTGGGTGAAAGTGAGAGGGCAGGAAGTGAGTGTAACGCGAAAAGAGTTTGAACTTTTAACTTATTTAGCTAAGCGGGCAACTCGAACAGTTAAGCGTGAAAACTTGGTCAAAGCCATTTGGAATTATGATTATTCAGGCGAGTCCCGAATGATTGATGCGCATATACGCAACCTTCGTGAAAAAATTGAAAAAGATCCTAAACATCCTGAATATATTTTAACTGTGAGAGGCTTTGGCTATATGTTAGCCATTGTGAATAGCCGATGA
- the prfB gene encoding peptide chain release factor 2 (programmed frameshift) encodes MELSDIHHQLETYQEKIASFGRSLDLEELAIQLAEYQDEMMQPGFWEDNQHAQEIIEASNQAKKIYENYHDLKKENEELKDLYELVAEDEEGEEIKGELEEALTSFSHKIKTYERNLLLSGPHDACDALLEIHPGAGGTESQDWASMLLRMYQRWADQQGFTFSILDYQPGDEAGIKSVSVEVKGYNVYGFLKSEHGVHRLVRISPFDANKRRHTSFASVEVMPEITQETEIEINPDDLRIDVYRSSGAGGQHINKTSSAVRITHLPTNTVVTSQSQRSQFQNRETAMKVLKAKLAHLLEEKNAKELDEIRGEKSEIAWGAQIRSYVFHPYQMVKDHRTNYEEGNSDKVMDGAIDGFIDAYLKNQLGE; translated from the exons ATGGAATTATCAGATATTCATCATCAATTAGAAACTTATCAAGAAAAAATTGCTAGTTTCGGGAGGTCTCTT GACTTAGAGGAATTAGCAATTCAATTAGCAGAGTATCAAGACGAAATGATGCAGCCTGGATTTTGGGAGGATAATCAACACGCTCAAGAGATCATCGAAGCTTCTAACCAAGCTAAGAAAATTTACGAAAATTATCATGATCTAAAAAAAGAAAATGAAGAATTAAAAGATTTGTATGAGCTCGTTGCTGAAGATGAAGAGGGCGAAGAAATCAAGGGAGAGTTAGAGGAAGCTTTGACCAGCTTCTCTCATAAGATTAAGACTTATGAACGTAATCTCCTTCTTTCTGGACCACACGATGCATGTGATGCTTTATTGGAAATTCATCCAGGCGCTGGGGGAACAGAGTCTCAAGATTGGGCATCTATGTTGTTGAGAATGTATCAGAGATGGGCGGATCAACAAGGATTTACATTCAGTATTTTGGATTATCAGCCAGGAGATGAAGCAGGAATTAAAAGCGTGAGTGTGGAAGTGAAAGGCTATAATGTTTACGGCTTTTTGAAGTCTGAACATGGCGTTCATCGCTTAGTCCGTATTTCGCCATTTGATGCCAATAAACGGAGACATACGTCTTTTGCTTCGGTAGAAGTGATGCCAGAGATTACACAAGAAACAGAAATTGAAATCAATCCGGATGATTTACGAATTGATGTGTATCGTTCGAGTGGAGCAGGAGGACAGCATATCAATAAAACGTCTTCCGCTGTTCGAATTACTCACTTGCCAACAAATACAGTCGTAACTTCACAAAGTCAACGTTCTCAATTTCAAAATAGAGAGACGGCCATGAAAGTGTTGAAAGCTAAATTAGCCCACCTTTTAGAGGAAAAGAATGCCAAAGAATTAGATGAAATTCGGGGTGAAAAATCAGAAATTGCGTGGGGGGCTCAGATTCGTTCTTATGTTTTCCATCCTTATCAAATGGTGAAGGACCACCGAACGAATTATGAAGAAGGAAATAGTGATAAGGTAATGGATGGAGCAATCGACGGATTTATTGATGCTTATTTGAAAAATCAACTCGGAGAATAA
- the secA gene encoding preprotein translocase subunit SecA produces MANILKKMFDNDKHVLKKFNKQAKKVEALSEQYSKYTDEQLRAKTASFRERLAYGETLEDILVEAFATVREAAKRVLGLYPYHVQIVGGLALHYGNIAEMKTGEGKTLTETMPVYLNALEGKGVHVVTVNEYLAQRDSVDMGEVYRFLGLTVGLNTNEMSAAEKRAAYNCDVTYSTNNELGFDYLRDNMVVYKEQMVQRPLNYAIVDEVDSILIDEARTPLIISGQAEQSTALYKRADYFAKALKEKEDYVIDLESKTISLTEQGVDKAEEVFHLDNMYDVENGPLIHHIDIALRANYIMLKDIDYVVQEDEVKIVDGFTGRIMEGRRYSDGLHQGIEAKENVPIQNESKTMATITFQNFFRMYNKLAGMTGTAKTEEQEFREIYDMDVIQIPTNRPVKRVDANDKIYPNLKTKFKAVANEIEERHSKGQPVLVGTVAVETSELLSQMLNERHIPHNVLNAKNHAKEAEIVAQAGQPGAVTIATNMAGRGTDIKLGPGVKELGGLAVIGTERHESRRIDDQLRGRSGRQGDPGFSRFYLSLEDDLMKRFGSERVKQIWENLNMDEEEDISIENPMLTRQVESAQKRVEGNNYDTRKSVLEYDEVMREQREIIYSQRQQVINETKSLDDIMWGMIKRAMEGLVDQYTEEEGEEWNIEGLYDVLTTEILRADDLALSDLNGKNPEELKTLIVDKAHARFQEKLDNINNKDLILEFEKVIILRAVDTRWTDHIDAMDQLRQGVGLRAYAQNNPLVEYQTEGYERFNDMISGIEYDATRIFMNSEIRQNLQRQQV; encoded by the coding sequence ATGGCTAACATTTTAAAGAAAATGTTTGATAATGATAAACATGTGCTAAAGAAATTTAATAAGCAAGCAAAAAAAGTTGAAGCATTATCCGAACAATATAGTAAATATACAGATGAACAATTACGTGCTAAGACCGCTTCCTTCAGAGAACGTTTAGCTTACGGAGAAACGCTGGAGGATATTTTAGTAGAGGCGTTTGCTACAGTACGGGAAGCCGCTAAGCGAGTACTTGGATTGTACCCTTACCATGTTCAAATTGTAGGGGGATTAGCTCTTCACTATGGAAATATTGCGGAAATGAAAACTGGTGAAGGGAAAACCTTAACTGAAACTATGCCTGTTTATTTGAATGCTCTTGAAGGTAAAGGGGTTCATGTGGTTACAGTCAATGAGTATTTGGCGCAACGGGACTCTGTGGACATGGGGGAAGTATATCGTTTCTTAGGTCTTACAGTTGGGCTGAATACTAATGAAATGTCTGCTGCTGAGAAACGAGCAGCCTATAATTGTGATGTTACTTATTCTACGAATAATGAATTAGGTTTTGATTATTTGCGGGATAATATGGTGGTATATAAGGAACAAATGGTACAACGTCCTTTAAATTACGCAATTGTCGATGAAGTGGACTCCATTTTAATTGATGAAGCGCGGACGCCTTTAATTATTTCTGGGCAAGCAGAACAATCAACCGCTCTATATAAACGTGCAGATTATTTTGCAAAGGCCTTAAAAGAAAAAGAAGATTACGTCATCGATCTCGAATCAAAAACCATTAGTTTAACAGAACAAGGGGTCGATAAGGCAGAAGAAGTTTTCCATTTGGACAACATGTATGATGTTGAAAATGGACCATTAATTCATCATATTGATATTGCTTTACGAGCAAACTACATTATGTTAAAAGATATTGATTATGTGGTTCAAGAAGATGAAGTGAAGATTGTGGATGGCTTTACAGGACGTATTATGGAAGGGCGTCGTTATTCTGACGGTCTCCATCAAGGAATCGAAGCCAAAGAAAATGTTCCTATACAAAATGAATCCAAGACAATGGCCACCATTACCTTCCAAAATTTCTTCCGTATGTATAACAAATTGGCAGGAATGACCGGGACAGCGAAGACGGAAGAACAAGAATTCCGTGAAATTTATGATATGGATGTTATTCAAATTCCTACCAATCGACCGGTTAAACGGGTGGACGCCAACGATAAGATCTATCCAAATTTGAAGACGAAGTTCAAAGCGGTAGCAAACGAAATTGAAGAACGCCACAGCAAGGGGCAACCTGTCCTTGTCGGAACGGTAGCCGTTGAAACCTCCGAATTATTGTCTCAGATGTTGAATGAACGTCATATTCCTCACAATGTGTTGAATGCGAAAAACCATGCCAAAGAAGCTGAAATTGTGGCACAGGCTGGACAACCAGGAGCTGTTACGATTGCTACGAATATGGCTGGTCGTGGGACCGATATTAAATTAGGACCTGGAGTGAAAGAACTCGGTGGTTTGGCAGTTATTGGGACAGAACGTCATGAATCTCGTCGTATCGATGATCAATTACGTGGCCGGTCTGGTCGTCAAGGAGACCCAGGTTTTTCACGCTTCTACCTTTCTTTAGAAGATGACTTGATGAAACGATTTGGTTCTGAACGCGTGAAACAAATTTGGGAAAATCTCAATATGGATGAAGAGGAAGATATTTCCATCGAAAATCCAATGCTTACTCGCCAAGTGGAATCTGCTCAAAAACGGGTAGAAGGAAATAACTATGACACCCGTAAGAGCGTCTTGGAATATGATGAAGTTATGCGTGAACAACGTGAAATTATATATAGTCAACGTCAACAAGTCATCAATGAAACTAAATCTTTAGATGATATTATGTGGGGAATGATTAAACGGGCAATGGAAGGTTTGGTTGATCAATATACAGAAGAAGAGGGAGAAGAATGGAATATTGAAGGCTTATACGATGTCTTAACAACAGAAATTCTTCGCGCTGATGATTTAGCGTTAAGTGACTTAAATGGAAAAAATCCAGAAGAATTGAAAACTTTGATCGTTGATAAAGCTCACGCACGCTTCCAAGAAAAATTAGATAATATTAATAACAAAGATTTGATTTTGGAATTTGAAAAAGTCATTATTTTACGTGCAGTGGATACGCGATGGACAGATCACATCGATGCCATGGATCAATTACGACAAGGAGTAGGCCTAAGAGCTTATGCTCAAAATAATCCTTTAGTGGAATATCAAACAGAAGGTTACGAACGGTTTAATGATATGATTTCAGGGATTGAGTATGATGCTACTCGAATCTTTATGAATTCAGAAATCCGTCAAAATCTCCAACGACAACAAGTTTAG
- the hpf gene encoding ribosome hibernation-promoting factor, HPF/YfiA family encodes MFTYNVRGENIKITPAIRQYAENKISRVEKYFKDTPEATVHVNAKVYQDGNAKVEVTIPLPRLTLRAEEISQDLYGSIDLVVDKLERQMKKYKTRINRKSREKGIPEAIFHEVGNESNDSDNEIAIVRSKSISVKPMSAEEAVLQMEMLGHSFFIFENSEDETISLVYKRRNGKYGLIAIEEEFAE; translated from the coding sequence ATGTTTACTTATAACGTTCGCGGAGAGAATATTAAGATTACTCCTGCTATTCGTCAATATGCAGAAAACAAAATCTCTCGGGTTGAAAAATACTTTAAAGACACTCCTGAAGCAACAGTACACGTGAATGCAAAAGTTTACCAAGATGGGAATGCAAAAGTAGAAGTGACTATACCTTTGCCACGGTTAACTTTACGTGCTGAAGAAATTTCCCAAGATCTTTATGGAAGCATCGACTTAGTTGTTGATAAATTGGAACGCCAAATGAAGAAATATAAAACACGGATTAATCGAAAATCTCGTGAAAAAGGGATTCCGGAAGCTATTTTCCATGAGGTGGGAAATGAGAGCAACGACAGCGATAACGAAATTGCTATTGTACGTTCCAAGAGTATCTCAGTAAAACCAATGAGCGCTGAAGAGGCTGTTTTACAAATGGAAATGTTGGGACACAGTTTCTTTATCTTTGAGAATTCTGAAGATGAAACCATTTCTTTAGTTTATAAACGCCGCAATGGTAAATATGGCTTGATTGCTATTGAAGAAGAGTTTGCAGAATAA
- a CDS encoding ComF family protein produces MTKCLLCEKRYHSVITLRQFLMFKEEQDVLCPTCQAGFEYLESPVCPGCGREKTKKLCLDCEKWKKKEGEILRNRALFAYNATFKTWLHAVKMQGDIRLAGCLSHPLKQLYHDFSSYIWIPLPSSNENLRKRGFHQTILFLKEAKIPYQMVFEVEDSGEKQAYRNRYERLHHEREIWIHHLEKLTKPVILFDDVYTTGATMHQMASALKRAGVYSIQGITLAR; encoded by the coding sequence ATGACTAAGTGTTTATTATGTGAGAAAAGGTACCACTCTGTGATAACTTTACGTCAATTTTTGATGTTTAAGGAGGAGCAAGATGTACTTTGTCCGACTTGTCAAGCTGGCTTTGAATATTTAGAATCTCCTGTGTGTCCAGGATGTGGTCGAGAGAAAACGAAGAAATTGTGTTTAGATTGTGAAAAGTGGAAGAAAAAGGAGGGAGAAATTTTACGAAATCGCGCCTTATTTGCCTATAATGCGACGTTTAAAACTTGGCTACATGCGGTTAAAATGCAAGGGGATATTCGTTTAGCTGGTTGTTTGAGTCACCCCCTAAAACAGCTTTATCATGATTTCTCTTCTTATATTTGGATTCCTCTCCCTTCTTCGAATGAGAATTTGAGGAAACGTGGCTTTCATCAAACGATTCTCTTTTTGAAGGAAGCGAAAATTCCCTATCAAATGGTTTTTGAGGTTGAGGATAGTGGAGAAAAACAAGCCTATCGTAATCGGTATGAACGATTACATCACGAGCGAGAGATTTGGATCCATCACCTTGAAAAATTAACGAAGCCTGTGATTTTATTTGATGATGTATATACGACAGGTGCTACTATGCATCAAATGGCATCGGCTTTAAAACGAGCGGGGGTTTATTCTATTCAAGGAATAACCTTAGCCCGTTAA
- a CDS encoding DEAD/DEAH box helicase has protein sequence MDKDQIKGRLLTDKELNGEIEGLAWMPAIVQEGEKKICQRCFNQQDFYPNECLCAKECYYCLSCLKMGKIRTCDRLYYREEDTKGDWKREATYLQWQGKLSSSQEKCAKEVLHAYQQGKDHLIWAVTGAGKTEMILPLVDYALRSGDRVAIASPKVDVCNELFPRFQSAFPQVTIKLMHGRLKEAYFRSPLTILTTHQLFRFREAFDLLVVDEVDAFPYLGNKRLEVASFRAVKKSGVRVELTATPTRGQEEAIQKNQLSYSMLPARYHRHSLPLPRMVWVGDWREKLRKGIVPKAFLKCLKECLEEGRDFLIFMPNVALMQRLEELLHQKFSNVTFTSVSSRDPERLLKVENMRRQIYGFLLTTTILERGVTFPGIDVMVLGSEDEVFTRSALVQIAGRVGRKSDCPTGKVWFLHEGKTKASQSAIRQIQSLNVLAREEGLIDD, from the coding sequence ATGGACAAAGATCAAATAAAGGGAAGATTATTAACTGACAAAGAATTGAATGGGGAGATAGAAGGGCTAGCTTGGATGCCTGCAATTGTTCAAGAAGGAGAGAAAAAGATTTGCCAGCGTTGTTTCAATCAACAGGACTTTTATCCTAATGAATGTTTGTGTGCAAAAGAGTGTTATTATTGTTTATCTTGTTTGAAGATGGGGAAAATACGAACCTGTGATCGTTTGTATTATCGAGAGGAAGATACAAAGGGAGATTGGAAACGGGAAGCTACTTATTTACAATGGCAAGGAAAGTTATCTTCTTCTCAAGAGAAATGTGCGAAAGAAGTCCTTCACGCTTATCAACAAGGCAAAGATCACTTGATTTGGGCGGTCACAGGTGCGGGGAAAACGGAGATGATTTTGCCGTTAGTGGATTACGCCTTAAGAAGCGGGGATCGTGTGGCGATTGCAAGCCCTAAAGTGGATGTGTGTAATGAGTTGTTTCCGAGATTCCAGTCGGCCTTTCCTCAAGTGACGATTAAGTTGATGCATGGACGATTGAAAGAAGCCTATTTTCGCTCGCCGCTGACGATTTTAACGACTCATCAGTTGTTTCGGTTTAGAGAGGCGTTTGATTTATTGGTAGTGGATGAAGTCGACGCATTTCCTTATCTAGGAAATAAACGTTTAGAAGTGGCCAGTTTTCGAGCGGTGAAAAAAAGTGGCGTTCGCGTCGAATTGACGGCAACGCCGACCCGAGGACAAGAAGAAGCTATCCAAAAAAATCAACTCTCTTATTCCATGCTTCCGGCAAGATATCATCGTCACTCTCTTCCACTTCCTCGGATGGTTTGGGTAGGAGACTGGCGAGAAAAATTAAGAAAAGGGATTGTTCCTAAAGCTTTTTTGAAATGCTTGAAGGAATGTTTGGAGGAAGGACGCGATTTTTTGATTTTTATGCCGAATGTTGCGTTGATGCAACGCTTAGAAGAACTCTTACATCAAAAATTTTCGAATGTGACATTTACGTCCGTGTCTTCTAGAGATCCTGAACGTCTTTTAAAAGTTGAAAACATGAGACGTCAGATTTATGGCTTTTTATTAACTACGACGATTTTGGAAAGAGGGGTGACTTTTCCTGGAATTGATGTGATGGTTTTGGGGAGCGAAGATGAGGTGTTTACACGCTCAGCACTCGTTCAAATCGCAGGGAGAGTAGGAAGAAAGTCAGATTGTCCGACAGGCAAAGTGTGGTTTTTGCATGAAGGAAAGACAAAAGCCAGTCAGTCAGCGATCCGGCAAATTCAGTCTTTGAATGTGTTAGCGAGGGAAGAGGGGCTGATTGATGACTAA
- a CDS encoding YigZ family protein, with protein sequence MIEYRTIRTATSHEIVIKKSRFICNISQAFTKEEAEDFISKISKQHYKATHNCVAYQIGNHNEEQKAIDNGEPSGTAGIPMLEVLKQNDLKNVVCVVTRYFGGIKLGTGGLVRAYSHSVSETVKSIGIIERCLRIPLSLQVDYTLSGKVDYWIANSSYSLTNTNYLEKVTYTLDIPPKELDQVKLDLTNLTNAHVTFTIGQEHYVDLAVSI encoded by the coding sequence ATGATTGAATATCGAACCATACGAACAGCTACTAGTCATGAAATTGTCATCAAAAAATCACGATTCATCTGCAACATAAGCCAAGCTTTCACTAAAGAAGAAGCGGAAGATTTTATCTCCAAAATTAGTAAGCAGCACTACAAGGCCACTCATAATTGTGTAGCTTATCAAATCGGCAATCATAACGAAGAACAAAAAGCCATAGACAACGGTGAGCCTTCTGGAACAGCTGGTATTCCCATGTTAGAAGTTCTCAAACAAAACGACCTCAAAAACGTCGTCTGTGTGGTTACGCGCTACTTTGGAGGTATCAAATTAGGAACAGGGGGGCTCGTCCGCGCTTACAGCCACTCTGTTAGCGAAACAGTCAAATCTATCGGCATCATCGAGCGCTGTCTCCGTATTCCTCTCTCCCTACAAGTCGACTACACTTTAAGTGGAAAAGTCGACTACTGGATCGCTAACTCTTCCTATTCCCTCACAAACACCAACTATCTTGAAAAAGTAACCTATACTTTAGACATTCCTCCTAAAGAACTCGATCAAGTAAAACTCGACTTAACCAACCTTACAAACGCTCATGTTACTTTCACAATAGGACAAGAGCATTATGTGGATCTTGCAGTATCCATATAA